From Eptesicus fuscus isolate TK198812 chromosome 13, DD_ASM_mEF_20220401, whole genome shotgun sequence, the proteins below share one genomic window:
- the SF3B2 gene encoding splicing factor 3B subunit 2 isoform X2: MAAEHPEAPKGELQLPPPPPPGHYGAWAAQELQAKLAEIGAPIQAGSREELVERLQSYTRQTGIVLNRPVLRGEDGDKAAPPPMSAQLTGIPMPPPPMGLPPLQPPPPPPPPPPGLGLGFPMAVGPRPPNLGPPPPLRVGEPVALSEEERLKLAQQQAALLMQQEERAKQAAVLLEQERQQEIAKMGSPVPRPPQDMGQMGVRTPLGPRVAAPVGPTPTVLPMGAPVPRPRGPPPPPGDENREMDDPSVGPKIPQALEKILQLKESRQEEMNSQQEEEEMETDTRSSLGQSASETEEDSVSISKKEKNRKRRNRKKKKKPQRVRGASSESSGDREKESTRSRGSESSAADVEIEYVTEEPEIYEPNFIFFKRIFEAFKLTDDVKKEKEKEPEKLDKLENSAAPKKKGFEEEHKDSDDDSSDDELEKKPEAPKLSKKKLRRMNRFTVAELKQLVARPDVVEMHDVTAQDPKLLVHLKATRNSVPVPRHWCFKRKYLQGKRGIEKPPFELPDFIKRTGIQEMREALQEKEEQKTMKSKMREKVRPKMGKIDIDYQKLHDAFFKWQTKPKLTIHGDLYYEGKEFETRLKEKKPGDLSDELRISLGMPVGPNAHKVPPPWLIAMQRYGPPPSYPNLKIPGLNSPIPESCSFGYHAGGWGKPPVDETGKPLYGDVFGTNAAEFQTKTEEEEIDRTPWGELEPSDEESSEEEEEEESDEDKPDETGFITPADSGLITPGGFSSVPAGMETPELIELRKKKIEEAMDGSETPQLFTVLPEKRTATVGGAIMGSTHIYDMTTVMSRKGPAPELQGVEVALAPEELELDPMAMTQKYEEHVREQQAQVEKEDFSDMVAEHAAKQKQKKRKAQPQDSRGGSKKYKEFKF; the protein is encoded by the exons GCAGAGCTACACCCGCCAG ACTGGTATTGTACTGAATCGGCCGGTTCTAAGAGGTGAAGATGGGGACAAAGCAGCTCCCCCTCCCATGTCAGCGCAG CTCACTGGGATTCCGATGCCACCGCCACCCATGGGCCTCCCCCCTCTGCagcctcctccaccacctccaccacctccaccaggcCTTGGCCTTGGTTTTCCTATGGCAGTTGGACCCCGCCCACCAAACTTGgggcccccacctcctctccgTGTGGGTGAGCCTGTGGCGTTGTCAGAGGAGGAGCGGCTGAAGCTGGCGCAGCAGCAGGCAGCGTTGTTGATGCAGCAAGAGGAGCGCGCCAAGCAG GCAGCTGTGTTACTGGAGCAAGAACGGCAGCAGGAGATCGCCAAGATGGGCAGCCCGGTCCCTCGACCCCCACAAGACATGGGCCAAATGGGTGTTCGCACTCCTCTGGGTCCTCGAG TTGCTGCTCCCGTGGGCCCCACTCCTACTGTTTTGCCCATGGGGGCCCCGGTTCCCCGGCCTCGTGGTCCCCCACCACCTCCTGGAGATGAGAACAGAGAG ATGGACGACCCCTCTGTGGGCCCCAAGATCCCCCAGGCTTTGGAAAAGATCCTGCAGCTGAAAGAGAGCCGCCAGGAAGAGATGAACTCTCAGCAGG aggaggaggaaatggaaacaGACACACGCTCGTCCCTGGGCCAGTCAGCATCAGAGACTGAGGAGGACTCAGTGTCCATATCCAAAAAAGAG AAAAATCGGAAGCGTCGGAAccgaaagaagaagaaaaagcccCAGCGGGTCCGAGGGGCGTCATCTGAGAGTTCTGGGGACCGAGAGAAAGAGTCAACCCGGTCCCGTGGCTCTGAGTCTTCAGCTGCTGATGTTGAAATTGAATATGTGACTGAAGAACCTGAAATTTATGAGCCCAACTTCATCTTCTTCAAGAGGATTTTTGAGGCTTTCAAG CTCACCGATGAtgtgaagaaggagaaggagaaggagccaGAGAAACTCGACAAACTGGAGAACTCTGCAGCCCCCAAGAAGAAGGGCTTTGAGGAGGAGCACAAGGACAGCGATGACGATAGCAGTGATGATGAACTG GAAAAGAAGCCAGAAGCCCCTAAGCTGTCCAAGAAGAAGTTGCGCCGAATGAATCGATTCACTGTGGCTGAACTTAAGCAG ctCGTGGCTCGGCCCGATGTTGTGGAGATGCATGATGTGACAGCACAGGACCCTAAGCTCTTGGTCCACCTCAAGGCCACTCGGAATTCTGTGCCTGTGCCACGCCACTGGTGTTTTAAGCGCAAGTACCTGCAGGGCAAACGAGGCATTGAGAAGCCCCCCTTTGAGCTGCCAGACTTCATCAAACGCACAGGCATCCAGGAGATGCGGGAGGCCCTGCAGGAGAAG GAAGAACAGAAGACTATGAAGTCAAAAATGCGAGAGAAGGTTCGGCCTAAGATGGGGAAGATCGACATCGACTACCAGAAACTGCATGATGCCTTCTTCAAGTGGCAGACCAAGCCAAAGCTGACCATCCATGGGGACCTGTACTATGAG GGGAAGGAGTTTGAGACACGACTGAAGGAGAAGAAGCCAGGAGATCTGTCCGATGAGCTAAGGATTTCCTTGGGGATGCCAGTAGGACCA AATGCTCACAAAGTTCCTCCCCCGTGGCTGATTGCCATGCAGCGATATGGACCACCCCCGTCGTACCCAAACTTGAAAATCCCTGGGCTGAACTCACCCATCCCTGAG AGCTGTTCCTTTGGGTACCATGCCGGTGGCTGGGGCAAACCCCCAGTAGATGAAACCGGGAAACCACTCTATGGGGATGTATTTGGAACCAATGCCGCTGAATTTCAG ACCAAGACTGAGGAAGAAGAGATTGATCGGACTCCTTGGGGGGAGCTGGAGCCATCTGATGAAGAGTCttcagaagaagaggaagaggaggaaagtgaTGAAGACAAGCCAGATGAAACAGGCTTTATTACCCCTGCAGACAG TGGCCTCATTACGCCTGGAGGATTCTCATCAGTGCCAGCTGGAATGGAGACTCCTGAACTCATTGagctgaggaagaagaagatTGAGGAAGCGATGGATGG AAGCGAGACACCTCAGCTGTTCACTGTGTTACCAGAGAAGAGAACGGCCACCGTTGGGGGAGCCATAATGGGATCGACCCACATCTATGACATGACCACG GTTATGAGCCGGAAGGGCCCGGCCCCTGAGCTGCAAGGTGTGGAAGTGGCTCTGGCACCTGAAGAGTTAGAGCTGGACCCCATGGCCATGACCCAGAAGTATGAGGAGCATGTAAGGGAGCAGCAGGCACAAGTGGAAAAGGAAGACTTTAGTGACATGGTGGCTGAGCACGCTGCCAAACAGAAG caAAAGAAACGGAAAGCTCAGCCTCAGGACAGCCGTGGGGGCAGCAAGAAATACAAGGAGTTCAAATTTTAG
- the SF3B2 gene encoding splicing factor 3B subunit 2 isoform X1, which yields MAAEHPEAPKGELQLPPPPPPGHYGAWAAQELQAKLAEIGAPIQAGSREELVERLQSYTRQTGIVLNRPVLRGEDGDKAAPPPMSAQLTGIPMPPPPMGLPPLQPPPPPPPPPPGLGLGFPMAVGPRPPNLGPPPPLRVGEPVALSEEERLKLAQQQAALLMQQEERAKQQGDHSLKEHELLEQQKRAAVLLEQERQQEIAKMGSPVPRPPQDMGQMGVRTPLGPRVAAPVGPTPTVLPMGAPVPRPRGPPPPPGDENREMDDPSVGPKIPQALEKILQLKESRQEEMNSQQEEEEMETDTRSSLGQSASETEEDSVSISKKEKNRKRRNRKKKKKPQRVRGASSESSGDREKESTRSRGSESSAADVEIEYVTEEPEIYEPNFIFFKRIFEAFKLTDDVKKEKEKEPEKLDKLENSAAPKKKGFEEEHKDSDDDSSDDELEKKPEAPKLSKKKLRRMNRFTVAELKQLVARPDVVEMHDVTAQDPKLLVHLKATRNSVPVPRHWCFKRKYLQGKRGIEKPPFELPDFIKRTGIQEMREALQEKEEQKTMKSKMREKVRPKMGKIDIDYQKLHDAFFKWQTKPKLTIHGDLYYEGKEFETRLKEKKPGDLSDELRISLGMPVGPNAHKVPPPWLIAMQRYGPPPSYPNLKIPGLNSPIPESCSFGYHAGGWGKPPVDETGKPLYGDVFGTNAAEFQTKTEEEEIDRTPWGELEPSDEESSEEEEEEESDEDKPDETGFITPADSGLITPGGFSSVPAGMETPELIELRKKKIEEAMDGSETPQLFTVLPEKRTATVGGAIMGSTHIYDMTTVMSRKGPAPELQGVEVALAPEELELDPMAMTQKYEEHVREQQAQVEKEDFSDMVAEHAAKQKQKKRKAQPQDSRGGSKKYKEFKF from the exons GCAGAGCTACACCCGCCAG ACTGGTATTGTACTGAATCGGCCGGTTCTAAGAGGTGAAGATGGGGACAAAGCAGCTCCCCCTCCCATGTCAGCGCAG CTCACTGGGATTCCGATGCCACCGCCACCCATGGGCCTCCCCCCTCTGCagcctcctccaccacctccaccacctccaccaggcCTTGGCCTTGGTTTTCCTATGGCAGTTGGACCCCGCCCACCAAACTTGgggcccccacctcctctccgTGTGGGTGAGCCTGTGGCGTTGTCAGAGGAGGAGCGGCTGAAGCTGGCGCAGCAGCAGGCAGCGTTGTTGATGCAGCAAGAGGAGCGCGCCAAGCAG caggGAGATCATTCACTGAAGGAACATGAGCTCTTGGAGCAACAGAAGCGG GCAGCTGTGTTACTGGAGCAAGAACGGCAGCAGGAGATCGCCAAGATGGGCAGCCCGGTCCCTCGACCCCCACAAGACATGGGCCAAATGGGTGTTCGCACTCCTCTGGGTCCTCGAG TTGCTGCTCCCGTGGGCCCCACTCCTACTGTTTTGCCCATGGGGGCCCCGGTTCCCCGGCCTCGTGGTCCCCCACCACCTCCTGGAGATGAGAACAGAGAG ATGGACGACCCCTCTGTGGGCCCCAAGATCCCCCAGGCTTTGGAAAAGATCCTGCAGCTGAAAGAGAGCCGCCAGGAAGAGATGAACTCTCAGCAGG aggaggaggaaatggaaacaGACACACGCTCGTCCCTGGGCCAGTCAGCATCAGAGACTGAGGAGGACTCAGTGTCCATATCCAAAAAAGAG AAAAATCGGAAGCGTCGGAAccgaaagaagaagaaaaagcccCAGCGGGTCCGAGGGGCGTCATCTGAGAGTTCTGGGGACCGAGAGAAAGAGTCAACCCGGTCCCGTGGCTCTGAGTCTTCAGCTGCTGATGTTGAAATTGAATATGTGACTGAAGAACCTGAAATTTATGAGCCCAACTTCATCTTCTTCAAGAGGATTTTTGAGGCTTTCAAG CTCACCGATGAtgtgaagaaggagaaggagaaggagccaGAGAAACTCGACAAACTGGAGAACTCTGCAGCCCCCAAGAAGAAGGGCTTTGAGGAGGAGCACAAGGACAGCGATGACGATAGCAGTGATGATGAACTG GAAAAGAAGCCAGAAGCCCCTAAGCTGTCCAAGAAGAAGTTGCGCCGAATGAATCGATTCACTGTGGCTGAACTTAAGCAG ctCGTGGCTCGGCCCGATGTTGTGGAGATGCATGATGTGACAGCACAGGACCCTAAGCTCTTGGTCCACCTCAAGGCCACTCGGAATTCTGTGCCTGTGCCACGCCACTGGTGTTTTAAGCGCAAGTACCTGCAGGGCAAACGAGGCATTGAGAAGCCCCCCTTTGAGCTGCCAGACTTCATCAAACGCACAGGCATCCAGGAGATGCGGGAGGCCCTGCAGGAGAAG GAAGAACAGAAGACTATGAAGTCAAAAATGCGAGAGAAGGTTCGGCCTAAGATGGGGAAGATCGACATCGACTACCAGAAACTGCATGATGCCTTCTTCAAGTGGCAGACCAAGCCAAAGCTGACCATCCATGGGGACCTGTACTATGAG GGGAAGGAGTTTGAGACACGACTGAAGGAGAAGAAGCCAGGAGATCTGTCCGATGAGCTAAGGATTTCCTTGGGGATGCCAGTAGGACCA AATGCTCACAAAGTTCCTCCCCCGTGGCTGATTGCCATGCAGCGATATGGACCACCCCCGTCGTACCCAAACTTGAAAATCCCTGGGCTGAACTCACCCATCCCTGAG AGCTGTTCCTTTGGGTACCATGCCGGTGGCTGGGGCAAACCCCCAGTAGATGAAACCGGGAAACCACTCTATGGGGATGTATTTGGAACCAATGCCGCTGAATTTCAG ACCAAGACTGAGGAAGAAGAGATTGATCGGACTCCTTGGGGGGAGCTGGAGCCATCTGATGAAGAGTCttcagaagaagaggaagaggaggaaagtgaTGAAGACAAGCCAGATGAAACAGGCTTTATTACCCCTGCAGACAG TGGCCTCATTACGCCTGGAGGATTCTCATCAGTGCCAGCTGGAATGGAGACTCCTGAACTCATTGagctgaggaagaagaagatTGAGGAAGCGATGGATGG AAGCGAGACACCTCAGCTGTTCACTGTGTTACCAGAGAAGAGAACGGCCACCGTTGGGGGAGCCATAATGGGATCGACCCACATCTATGACATGACCACG GTTATGAGCCGGAAGGGCCCGGCCCCTGAGCTGCAAGGTGTGGAAGTGGCTCTGGCACCTGAAGAGTTAGAGCTGGACCCCATGGCCATGACCCAGAAGTATGAGGAGCATGTAAGGGAGCAGCAGGCACAAGTGGAAAAGGAAGACTTTAGTGACATGGTGGCTGAGCACGCTGCCAAACAGAAG caAAAGAAACGGAAAGCTCAGCCTCAGGACAGCCGTGGGGGCAGCAAGAAATACAAGGAGTTCAAATTTTAG